One stretch of Paenibacillus sp. AN1007 DNA includes these proteins:
- a CDS encoding STM4013/SEN3800 family hydrolase, translating into MPDMNTIVGSHNILMITLDTLRYDAAKLEEEHCPNLCGSGPWEKRHTPGSFTYAAHHAFFGGFMPTPANTEKASHIRLFHSRNTGLKTHPHTWLFDTPDIVSGLAAEGYRTICIGGVIFFTKKNPLAKVLPGYFQQSYWRMNFGVTNARSTENQVNHALKLLKQTAPDEKLFLFMNVSAIHGPNRYFVDGAREDSVETQRAALRYVDKALGTLFEAMRERERPTFCLAFSDHGTAYGEDGYHGHRLAHDVVWTVPYREFIL; encoded by the coding sequence ATGCCTGATATGAACACCATTGTAGGCTCCCACAATATTCTAATGATTACTTTAGATACGCTGCGTTACGACGCTGCCAAGCTGGAGGAAGAGCACTGCCCTAATCTGTGCGGCTCAGGCCCTTGGGAGAAGCGGCATACTCCCGGGAGTTTTACATATGCTGCGCATCATGCTTTTTTTGGTGGTTTTATGCCTACGCCTGCGAATACAGAAAAGGCATCTCATATCCGATTGTTCCATTCCCGGAATACCGGGCTCAAGACTCACCCTCACACCTGGTTGTTTGATACACCGGATATCGTTTCCGGTTTAGCCGCAGAGGGATATCGCACCATCTGTATCGGCGGTGTTATTTTTTTTACGAAAAAGAACCCCCTTGCGAAAGTGCTGCCAGGTTATTTCCAGCAGAGTTATTGGCGAATGAATTTTGGGGTCACCAATGCTAGGTCCACCGAAAATCAGGTGAACCATGCATTAAAGCTGCTCAAACAGACGGCACCTGATGAGAAGCTGTTTCTGTTTATGAATGTGTCTGCGATTCACGGCCCCAACCGATACTTCGTTGATGGAGCCCGGGAGGACTCGGTAGAGACGCAGCGTGCTGCACTGCGATATGTGGACAAGGCGTTAGGAACGTTGTTTGAAGCCATGAGAGAGCGAGAGCGGCCGACGTTCTGCCTTGCTTTTTCCGATCATGGTACAGCTTACGGTGAGGATGGGTACCACGGGCACCGGCTGGCGCATGATGTCGTTTGGACCGTGCCGTATCGTGAATTTATTTTGTAA
- a CDS encoding STM4012 family radical SAM protein yields MSEYSERTAAGAEQSGSEPAAALREVLTFPYRSYLYSYPHKTAYRELNPPVPLQSLWEKEDTETYFLYMHIPFCAARCGFCNLFTLPDKRQDSHEQYVDALERQARQWAPVTSRRPYSRFAIGGGTPTLLQEKQLSRLFDIAEGTMGLDPSQASISVETSPDTVTDGKLSILKERRVDRVSMGIQSFIEAEAAAIYRPQKPQEVERALEKLVRHDFPLLNLDLIYGLPGQTIETWTYSLERVLAYDPGEVFIYPLYTRENTIVKPEDIQRQGPDIRMELYKAARELLKSKGYTQYSMRRFAKEQSSVKTLLPYSCQEEGMVGLGCGARSYTNRVHYASKYGVTYKATQSIIADYVNAERYDEADYGIVLSREEQRRRFILKALLHREGLMLSLYQERFGTDVLSDYPWLSELLEEDMACFDMEGDEQVLRLTEDGLGYSDAIGDWLISADIREQMERFVFS; encoded by the coding sequence ATGAGTGAGTATTCAGAGCGAACTGCAGCAGGCGCCGAACAGTCTGGCTCCGAGCCAGCAGCAGCTCTTCGTGAAGTGTTGACCTTCCCTTATCGTTCTTATCTGTATTCTTATCCGCATAAGACCGCATATCGTGAGCTGAATCCGCCGGTTCCACTGCAATCTTTGTGGGAAAAGGAAGACACGGAGACCTATTTTTTATATATGCATATTCCTTTCTGCGCCGCTCGCTGCGGGTTTTGTAACTTGTTCACACTGCCGGATAAAAGGCAGGATAGTCACGAACAGTACGTGGATGCACTTGAGCGGCAGGCGAGGCAGTGGGCACCAGTGACCTCACGCAGACCCTATTCCAGGTTTGCCATTGGCGGGGGAACACCAACATTGCTGCAGGAGAAGCAGCTCAGCCGCTTATTCGACATTGCTGAAGGCACTATGGGACTGGACCCGTCACAGGCTTCAATTTCGGTAGAAACTTCTCCTGATACGGTAACGGATGGCAAATTGAGCATTTTGAAGGAACGCCGCGTAGACCGGGTGAGCATGGGAATACAAAGTTTTATCGAAGCGGAAGCAGCTGCAATCTATCGTCCGCAGAAACCACAGGAGGTAGAACGTGCGCTGGAGAAGCTGGTCCGTCATGATTTTCCGCTGCTGAATCTGGACTTGATCTATGGCCTGCCTGGCCAGACGATTGAGACTTGGACGTATTCACTTGAGCGCGTGCTGGCATACGATCCGGGTGAAGTGTTTATCTACCCGCTGTACACACGAGAGAATACGATTGTAAAGCCAGAAGATATTCAGCGTCAGGGACCAGACATTCGAATGGAGCTTTACAAAGCGGCGCGTGAGCTGTTAAAAAGCAAAGGGTATACGCAGTACTCGATGCGCCGGTTTGCGAAAGAGCAGTCTTCTGTCAAAACGCTTCTTCCTTACAGCTGTCAGGAAGAAGGGATGGTTGGTCTCGGATGTGGTGCACGCTCCTATACGAACAGGGTTCATTATGCTTCCAAATATGGTGTGACCTATAAGGCGACACAGAGCATTATTGCCGATTATGTTAACGCTGAACGTTATGATGAGGCAGATTACGGTATTGTGTTAAGCCGTGAAGAACAGAGACGCAGATTTATCTTAAAAGCGCTGCTGCATCGTGAGGGATTGATGTTGTCCCTTTATCAGGAAAGGTTTGGAACAGATGTACTGTCTGATTATCCTTGGCTGAGCGAATTACTGGAAGAGGATATGGCCTGCTTCGATATGGAGGGAGATGAGCAGGTGCTGCGTTTGACGGAGGACGGTCTTGGATATTCGGATGCGATCGGAGACTGGCTCATTTCTGCTGATATCCGTGAGCAGATGGAAAGGTTTGTTTTCTCATGA
- a CDS encoding STM4011 family radical SAM protein yields MRATLYYRGKLSSCNYDCPYCPFSKTVDSKETLNVDEQQLRQFVTWVREQESQGHRFSIFFNPYGEALVRRWYREAMVELSHMGHVDKVAIQTNLSVKLDWARELHVRKAAFWATYHPRETKEASFVNQCRTLTEMGLSFSVGTVGLRSAFPAIESMRQALPDDVYMWINAFKDRSQYYTPDEIEFLKGIDPLFEGNLQDYDSLGKRCAAGSDVFYVQGSGHVKRCYKDRRIIGHLYRDGLQALSAERPCGMKKCGCYIGYIHMQDSPFRETFGTGLLERNPAFIHQ; encoded by the coding sequence ATGAGAGCGACCTTGTATTATCGAGGGAAGTTGTCGTCTTGTAACTATGACTGTCCTTACTGTCCTTTTAGCAAAACGGTAGATTCCAAAGAAACGTTAAACGTGGATGAACAGCAGCTCCGCCAGTTTGTAACCTGGGTTAGAGAACAGGAGAGTCAGGGGCACCGTTTCTCTATATTCTTCAATCCCTATGGAGAAGCCTTGGTTCGGCGCTGGTATCGGGAAGCAATGGTTGAATTGTCACATATGGGGCACGTGGATAAGGTAGCGATTCAAACCAATCTATCTGTCAAGCTCGATTGGGCACGTGAGCTGCATGTGCGCAAAGCGGCCTTCTGGGCCACATATCACCCTCGTGAGACGAAAGAGGCGTCTTTTGTCAATCAATGCAGGACTTTGACAGAGATGGGGCTGTCTTTTAGTGTGGGTACTGTTGGACTGCGGAGTGCGTTTCCGGCGATAGAATCCATGAGGCAGGCACTGCCTGATGATGTGTATATGTGGATCAATGCGTTCAAGGATCGGTCCCAATACTACACTCCGGATGAGATTGAGTTTCTCAAAGGAATTGATCCGCTGTTCGAGGGGAATTTACAGGACTATGACAGTTTGGGCAAGCGCTGTGCCGCAGGTTCAGATGTGTTTTATGTTCAAGGCTCGGGACACGTAAAAAGGTGTTACAAGGACCGTCGAATCATTGGTCATCTCTATCGTGATGGCCTGCAGGCTTTGTCTGCAGAACGGCCATGCGGTATGAAAAAGTGCGGCTGTTACATCGGTTATATTCATATGCAGGATTCCCCGTTCAGAGAAACATTCGGTACAGGATTATTGGAGCGGAATCCAGCATTTATTCATCAATAA
- a CDS encoding methyl-accepting chemotaxis protein — MKKISISQKLLIGFSSVLLLLVTVTVISYFQFVNLEKTYTNLINDRTSKLLKIKNMTIDLKSQQIALRNYIMQANKENEDAFTKAYEDYINLSEDLKSTVTSSAMKQYLVSSDEMMKQYYDFSKNVMSLTTQGNVGEISRLMESTAPQLIAEFEGIVESMEKHQQKAMDEGSAAANLQTAKVLRWISIIGTVSILVGLAIAIIIGRLISKPVQSVAQAAGRIAEGDLTGEPIKVRSRDEIGEMAEAFNVMSVNLRTLIHQVGDGAERVAASSEELTASTEQTVIANEQVATTMGEIAEGMDAQVRMVSEGFQTMNELAAGFRRVVENTTVVSEQASEASAQTISGSESIRSAVGQMNSIQNTVASLAGVIEELGKHSSDIVKMVDTISEIAAQTNLLSLNAAIEAARAGEHGRGFQVVATEVRKLSEQSAQSAGEIVKLVTSIEAGMSNAANSMSAVSSEVQAGIQLVNQAGDTFDEIRNAVSSVAGQTQEVSASIEQMNAGVEQINASMKSIMEVTENAAAGTEEVSATTEEQLSAMQEIASAAHDLSSMAEVLQQSAARFKVS, encoded by the coding sequence GTGAAAAAGATATCCATTAGTCAAAAACTGCTTATTGGTTTCTCATCCGTTCTATTATTGTTGGTAACGGTTACGGTTATTTCATACTTCCAATTTGTAAATCTGGAGAAGACATACACGAATTTAATCAATGATCGAACAAGCAAACTGCTGAAAATCAAAAATATGACGATTGATCTTAAATCACAACAAATTGCCTTGAGGAACTACATTATGCAGGCAAACAAGGAGAATGAAGATGCTTTTACCAAGGCTTACGAAGATTACATAAATTTGAGTGAAGATTTGAAATCGACGGTTACCAGTTCCGCTATGAAACAATATCTGGTCAGCTCTGATGAGATGATGAAGCAGTACTATGATTTTTCAAAAAATGTAATGTCACTCACAACACAAGGAAATGTAGGAGAAATTTCTCGCTTAATGGAAAGTACAGCCCCTCAGCTTATTGCCGAATTTGAAGGGATTGTAGAATCCATGGAAAAACATCAGCAAAAGGCAATGGATGAAGGATCGGCTGCGGCGAATCTTCAAACAGCCAAAGTACTTCGTTGGATCAGCATTATTGGCACCGTATCTATTCTCGTTGGTTTAGCAATCGCCATCATTATTGGCCGTCTCATCTCTAAACCGGTTCAATCTGTGGCTCAGGCAGCTGGACGAATTGCTGAAGGGGACTTGACGGGAGAGCCTATCAAGGTACGCAGCCGAGATGAGATTGGAGAGATGGCAGAGGCATTTAACGTTATGTCTGTCAATCTGCGGACGTTGATTCATCAGGTGGGGGATGGTGCCGAACGCGTTGCAGCCTCTTCGGAAGAATTGACGGCGAGTACAGAACAGACGGTTATTGCGAATGAGCAAGTAGCAACTACGATGGGCGAGATTGCAGAGGGAATGGATGCGCAGGTTCGTATGGTTAGCGAAGGATTCCAGACTATGAATGAACTGGCAGCCGGTTTCAGGCGGGTGGTTGAAAATACAACCGTTGTTTCCGAGCAGGCTTCAGAAGCTTCTGCCCAGACAATATCCGGTAGTGAATCGATCCGCTCCGCAGTTGGACAGATGAATTCAATTCAAAACACCGTTGCCAGTCTTGCCGGAGTCATTGAAGAGCTTGGCAAACACTCGTCAGATATCGTGAAGATGGTGGATACCATCTCTGAAATAGCTGCTCAAACGAATCTGTTATCCCTGAATGCAGCCATTGAAGCCGCTAGAGCTGGGGAACATGGAAGGGGGTTCCAGGTTGTCGCGACGGAAGTACGGAAACTGTCTGAGCAGTCTGCACAGTCTGCAGGAGAGATCGTGAAACTGGTTACCTCCATTGAAGCGGGCATGAGTAATGCCGCCAACTCCATGAGCGCTGTATCTTCCGAAGTGCAGGCAGGGATTCAACTGGTGAACCAGGCAGGAGATACATTTGATGAGATTCGGAATGCGGTTAGTAGTGTAGCGGGGCAGACACAAGAGGTTTCTGCTTCGATTGAACAGATGAATGCCGGTGTAGAGCAGATTAATGCGTCTATGAAGTCGATCATGGAGGTCACGGAGAATGCGGCTGCTGGAACAGAGGAAGTAAGTGCGACGACAGAAGAACAGCTCTCTGCAATGCAGGAAATTGCATCGGCCGCCCATGATTTGTCATCCATGGCCGAGGTGCTGCAGCAGTCCGCAGCCCGTTTTAAAGTTTCCTAG
- the asnB gene encoding asparagine synthase (glutamine-hydrolyzing), which yields MCGITGFVQWNRDLTQESELLVRMTDSLSNRGPDASGTWISNPCAFGHRRLSVMDPENGAQPMHALQGDYSYTVVYNGELYNAPELKKELLQRGHHFRTQCDTEVLLASYIEWGPACVEKFNGIFAFAIWDGGREQVFIARDRLGVKPLFYSNAKDALVFGSEPKALLLHPDVEAAVGPEGLAEVFIVGPARTPGHGVYSSLHELKPAHAMIYSRSGMKTYAYWKLESVKHEHNLEETAAEVRRLLQDTLERQLASDVPVCSLLSGGLDSSALSALAVDYYNRTGQGQVSTYSVDYVDNAKHFQAHSFQPGADGPWIQRMVDELQTDHHWIEIENGELVHALTQAMLVRDLPGMADVDSSLYLFCKEIKKGATVAISGEAADEVFGGYPWFHRDEMLNSGTFPWSVAPDMRAGLLSPDIREWIRPLDYLADRYSDAVAEVPLLDGETGKTAQMRVMSYLNITRFMPTLLDRKDRMSMGAGLEVRVPYCDHRLIQYVFNIPWEMKITGGREKGILRKALEGVLPDDVLYRKKSPYPKTHNPQYLAAVKQQVLEILDDPTSPILPLIDKVQIRNLASSPDASSNLPWFGQLMSGPQLFAYLTQINSWLKTYHVAIR from the coding sequence ATGTGCGGTATAACCGGCTTCGTACAGTGGAATCGGGATTTGACACAGGAATCGGAGCTGCTCGTCCGGATGACGGATAGCTTATCGAACCGTGGGCCCGACGCTTCAGGTACATGGATTTCCAACCCTTGTGCTTTTGGGCATCGCCGCCTCAGTGTAATGGACCCGGAGAACGGGGCACAGCCAATGCATGCATTACAAGGAGACTACTCCTATACTGTTGTGTATAACGGAGAACTATACAATGCACCCGAGTTAAAAAAAGAACTGCTTCAGCGGGGGCATCATTTCCGCACCCAGTGTGATACAGAAGTCCTCCTGGCTTCGTATATCGAATGGGGGCCAGCATGTGTTGAGAAATTTAATGGTATATTCGCTTTTGCTATATGGGATGGAGGACGGGAACAGGTCTTTATAGCCCGTGACCGCCTTGGGGTCAAACCTTTGTTCTACAGTAATGCTAAGGATGCCCTTGTTTTTGGTTCTGAGCCCAAAGCGCTGCTTCTTCACCCCGATGTAGAAGCTGCCGTAGGTCCTGAAGGACTGGCGGAGGTTTTTATTGTAGGGCCTGCGCGAACACCGGGGCATGGGGTCTATTCCTCACTTCATGAATTGAAGCCTGCTCATGCGATGATTTACAGCCGCAGCGGAATGAAAACCTATGCCTATTGGAAGCTGGAATCTGTCAAACACGAACATAACCTGGAAGAAACAGCAGCTGAAGTCCGCCGTCTGTTACAGGATACACTGGAACGCCAATTAGCTTCCGATGTTCCTGTATGCTCCCTTTTATCCGGGGGCCTTGACTCCAGTGCCTTATCTGCTTTGGCTGTTGATTATTACAACCGGACGGGGCAGGGGCAAGTCAGTACGTATTCGGTAGATTATGTAGACAACGCCAAACATTTTCAGGCCCATTCTTTTCAGCCCGGTGCAGACGGTCCATGGATTCAGCGAATGGTGGATGAGCTCCAAACCGATCACCACTGGATCGAGATTGAAAATGGAGAGCTTGTACACGCATTAACTCAGGCTATGCTTGTAAGAGATCTGCCGGGAATGGCCGATGTCGACTCGTCTTTATATCTGTTCTGCAAAGAGATCAAAAAGGGAGCGACTGTCGCCATATCTGGCGAAGCTGCAGATGAGGTATTTGGCGGCTATCCCTGGTTTCACCGCGATGAAATGCTGAATTCAGGCACTTTCCCTTGGTCAGTGGCGCCTGATATGCGGGCAGGGCTGCTATCTCCGGATATCCGCGAGTGGATTAGACCGCTTGACTATCTGGCCGACAGATACTCCGATGCGGTAGCCGAGGTTCCGTTACTGGATGGTGAAACAGGGAAAACAGCTCAGATGCGTGTTATGTCTTACTTAAACATTACACGTTTTATGCCTACGCTGCTGGATCGCAAAGACCGAATGAGCATGGGTGCCGGCCTGGAAGTCCGTGTTCCTTACTGTGATCATAGGCTGATCCAATATGTCTTTAACATTCCCTGGGAAATGAAAATTACCGGAGGACGTGAGAAAGGCATTTTACGAAAAGCACTTGAAGGCGTTCTGCCTGACGATGTGTTATATCGTAAAAAAAGCCCTTATCCCAAAACACATAACCCTCAATACCTGGCAGCCGTTAAGCAGCAGGTACTTGAAATTCTGGATGATCCAACATCACCAATTCTACCGTTAATCGACAAAGTGCAGATTCGGAATCTTGCATCTTCACCCGATGCCTCATCGAATCTGCCCTGGTTCGGACAATTAATGTCAGGACCGCAGCTGTTCGCTTATTTAACTCAAATCAACAGCTGGCTCAAGACGTATCATGTTGCTATTCGATAA
- a CDS encoding DUF4870 domain-containing protein has product MRQLLSSLSYFSIFFAPFLFPIVVWIVAQDEYIAGHAKRALFSHVFPFLAAIPLFYFFVTSHSLGSAVGFVILFFVIYGLSFVYNVVKGIQVLREYY; this is encoded by the coding sequence ATGAGACAACTTCTATCGTCACTATCTTATTTCAGCATTTTCTTTGCCCCGTTCCTGTTTCCCATCGTTGTATGGATCGTGGCACAGGATGAGTACATTGCAGGACACGCAAAACGCGCCTTGTTCTCCCATGTCTTTCCGTTTTTGGCGGCGATCCCCCTGTTTTATTTCTTCGTGACATCTCACAGCCTGGGATCTGCAGTAGGGTTCGTTATTTTGTTCTTTGTTATCTATGGTTTGAGCTTTGTATATAATGTTGTAAAAGGAATTCAAGTCCTGCGTGAATATTATTAA
- a CDS encoding class I SAM-dependent methyltransferase — protein sequence MKSINQWQAEDYDKQLAFVSEYGKNLISWLRPREGESILDLGCGTGDLTYEIALSGAAVTGMDASSDMIEHARKKFPSIEFWEADGQQFTTEKLFDAVFSNAALHWMRNSRNVVDCVWHALKPGGRFVAEFGGRGNVEVIVNAIEEVLKRHTGINASERNPWYFPTIGQYSSILEERGFVVRQAYLYDRPTKLADGEQGVIGWLTHFGDDYFEGYGSEQVEEWCQEISRIVVPKLWRNDGIYADYKRLRIEAFKPEV from the coding sequence ATGAAATCTATAAATCAGTGGCAGGCCGAGGACTACGACAAGCAGCTGGCTTTTGTATCAGAGTATGGGAAAAATCTGATCTCTTGGCTTCGCCCCAGAGAAGGGGAATCCATTCTTGATCTCGGCTGTGGAACTGGAGATTTAACGTATGAAATTGCTCTTTCAGGGGCGGCGGTAACGGGCATGGACGCCTCATCAGACATGATCGAACATGCCAGAAAAAAGTTCCCGAGTATTGAATTTTGGGAAGCTGACGGTCAGCAATTCACAACAGAGAAGCTGTTCGACGCTGTTTTTTCCAATGCAGCACTGCACTGGATGCGTAATTCCCGTAACGTTGTAGATTGTGTATGGCATGCATTGAAACCGGGAGGGCGGTTTGTGGCTGAATTCGGAGGCCGAGGTAATGTGGAGGTCATTGTAAATGCTATCGAGGAAGTACTAAAGCGGCACACGGGGATCAACGCCTCGGAACGCAATCCATGGTATTTTCCGACGATCGGACAATACAGCAGCATCTTGGAAGAAAGAGGTTTTGTAGTTCGGCAGGCCTATCTTTATGACCGTCCTACCAAACTAGCAGATGGTGAACAAGGAGTTATAGGCTGGCTGACTCATTTTGGAGATGACTACTTCGAGGGATATGGCTCCGAGCAGGTGGAGGAATGGTGTCAGGAGATCAGCCGGATCGTGGTTCCGAAGCTTTGGAGAAATGATGGAATCTATGCAGATTACAAGCGCCTTCGCATTGAAGCATTTAAGCCGGAGGTCTAA